In the genome of Ignavibacteriales bacterium, one region contains:
- a CDS encoding HIT domain-containing protein, protein MPAEIVFENDSILSFLDIRPVNHGHTLVIPKLHYENFLSVPIDEIKELTTTTQSIAEALKKSLKADGFNLIVNHGAAAGQTIFHFHFHIIPRYFNDFKFKPVFKSYEGDTMKSFADKIRTELNI, encoded by the coding sequence ATGCCGGCAGAAATTGTGTTTGAGAATGACAGTATACTTTCATTTCTTGACATAAGACCTGTAAACCACGGTCATACACTTGTTATACCAAAACTTCATTATGAAAATTTTCTTTCAGTTCCAATTGATGAAATCAAGGAACTCACTACCACAACTCAATCCATAGCGGAAGCATTAAAAAAAAGTTTAAAGGCAGATGGTTTTAATCTTATTGTTAATCATGGAGCCGCTGCGGGACAGACTATTTTTCATTTTCACTTTCATATTATACCAAGGTACTTTAATGATTTTAAATTCAAGCCGGTATTTAAATCTTATGAAGGTGATACAATGAAATCTTTCGCAGATAAAATCCGAACAGAACTAAATATTTAA
- a CDS encoding T9SS type A sorting domain-containing protein has product MKLLYFFFRIIFLLTIILLTVTAQFNYSQTWVRKVEGFSMWSIGKDFAGNIYAGTTGSARGIFKSTDAGESWTNIFSTGTSNYLGIACDSLNNIYAANSSNGMVYSTDGGQTFTLIPSSTFGNNTLNTVACGRSGHIFAGATTGGVWRSTDFGATFTNTALQTLSIVTIAVDKFNPDIIYAGASSTSANGFFISTDGGVTFGSSTNSVNVWDVLQTNSSELYIPTTLSPYPFTKSTDGGATWTTTANQPGAMRGGTLDIVDDIYISGNGGVFKSTDGGVSFANHNLTFSSNKILTYENKIMVCVTGTTNGGVYIFTDTQIPVELSSFTASVDNENVLIKWTTATELNNKGFEIERKNSSEPNWNAIGFVQGKGTSTQLQSYSFDDSHLPAGEYIYRLKQIDFDGSFEYSSQVEATVNSILSFKLEQNYPNPFNPHTVINFQIPNDGNVSLKVFDLLGNEIITLIDEHKTAGKHKVVFEAASLSSGVYVYRINAGSFSQSRKMLLIK; this is encoded by the coding sequence ATGAAATTATTATACTTTTTCTTCCGTATAATTTTTCTGCTAACAATTATACTCCTGACAGTCACCGCACAATTTAACTACTCTCAAACCTGGGTGAGAAAAGTTGAGGGCTTTTCAATGTGGTCAATAGGTAAAGACTTTGCTGGTAATATTTATGCCGGAACCACAGGCAGTGCACGCGGAATCTTCAAATCAACAGATGCAGGTGAATCATGGACGAATATTTTTTCAACCGGTACTTCAAACTATCTTGGAATCGCGTGCGATTCATTAAATAATATTTACGCTGCAAACTCATCAAACGGGATGGTTTACTCAACTGATGGCGGACAAACCTTTACACTTATCCCATCTTCAACATTTGGGAACAATACATTGAACACTGTTGCCTGCGGTAGAAGCGGACATATTTTTGCAGGAGCTACAACCGGCGGTGTTTGGAGAAGTACAGACTTCGGTGCTACATTCACAAATACAGCATTGCAGACTCTTTCAATCGTAACAATCGCAGTTGATAAATTCAATCCGGATATTATTTATGCAGGAGCGTCATCAACATCAGCAAACGGTTTCTTTATTTCCACTGATGGTGGTGTGACATTCGGGTCTTCAACAAACTCCGTAAATGTATGGGATGTTTTGCAAACCAATTCAAGCGAACTTTATATTCCCACAACACTCTCCCCTTACCCGTTTACAAAATCAACTGATGGCGGTGCGACGTGGACCACAACTGCAAATCAGCCCGGAGCGATGAGAGGCGGAACACTTGATATAGTAGATGATATTTATATCTCTGGTAATGGAGGTGTGTTTAAATCAACCGACGGAGGAGTAAGTTTCGCGAATCATAACCTGACTTTCAGCTCAAATAAAATACTGACATACGAGAATAAGATTATGGTCTGTGTAACCGGAACTACAAACGGAGGTGTTTACATTTTCACTGATACTCAGATCCCAGTAGAACTCAGTAGTTTCACAGCCTCGGTCGATAATGAAAATGTTTTGATTAAGTGGACAACGGCAACTGAATTAAACAATAAGGGATTTGAGATTGAGAGAAAGAATTCATCAGAACCAAACTGGAATGCAATTGGATTCGTTCAAGGCAAAGGGACTTCGACACAATTACAATCGTATTCATTTGATGATAGTCATTTACCGGCTGGTGAATATATCTACCGCCTGAAACAAATTGATTTTGATGGTTCGTTTGAATATTCATCCCAGGTTGAAGCGACAGTGAATTCAATATTAAGTTTTAAACTTGAACAGAATTATCCTAACCCTTTCAATCCGCATACAGTGATTAATTTTCAAATACCCAATGATGGGAATGTATCATTGAAAGTATTTGATCTGCTTGGAAATGAAATCATAACTTTAATCGACGAACATAAAACAGCTGGTAAACACAAAGTAGTTTTTGAAGCCGCATCATTAAGCAGTGGTGTATATGTCTATCGGATAAACGCCGGTTCATTCAGTCAGTCACGAAAAATGTTACTTATAAAATGA
- a CDS encoding choice-of-anchor D domain-containing protein: MKKLLLLMLFVFTSTIFSQTLVHYYEFPRYNSYNSFWGITEASDTFWIGSDYEGLLYKVTKQGVIRDSLVTPFNYNHGLEWDGTDFWIAEQFRTAGARIYKITTNGTIIDSIYLPSLIGGASGGVGDIALDGNSLWFSIYSPDFTSYPFAYAYEMDITSRTIIDTIPLRGRQVQGITVKGDTIFYVNEAFHSGDPEKIYAYSKITGDTVMAFDVPDPDQDCNPRGLYWDGELLWLIADRIGNNQFLYRALYAYDIFGAGTPVISTINAIDFDDVIIGSPENYLFNVNNNGTGTLFIDSMKIDNALFTVSPVANHDTINPGAFKDYTVTFNPVAYGNQVGTLSIYSNAPGSPVKTISLSARGIFGPAHISFSESPVNFGAKRINSTSYKSIIISNEGSGNLTIDSVRLAGVDFYLQNLTTPVTIDSVSASSFRVWFNPETVSAYGDSIVFYSNASNGAVRSLLLNGNGIVTDTTLGTILWEGVIPDNPATTFDDLTIRSMRQIQDITGDGVMDLIVASENYWTIAYNGNSSGTSDIIWMFSSYPNNNNAGSVDYIQGLQIASDLNSDGVNDVVIGTGGGNEFVYALNGLTGEKLWEHGDSINFGNGDIMGLDVSRDFNGDGVPDVLANASGNESTGEGRFSVLLLDGRTGSLIWTINQAAQQKLKYMVAATETGGAAGSRVGTLNEVIGFDKQGNIKWIFPTTGTPWTVYGIEDIGGSSVSDVIVGTTTGLVYALSGDSGNVIWSRNLGNVFIEDLRITTDITANGKSDILVSGINPNIFLLEGTNGDIIWQNGTGGNILGINEIGDIDGDGLPDMVTSSLNNAVHIWQSRYGTQLFQYLFGGGGTGTAAEHTVKMDDIDGNGSFEFTSACRTGRIVAFSGGSAIDVPVEMTTFAANANGNSVTLSWSTATELNNRGFYVERRSDVSAYKEIGFVEGHGSVTNPVQYQYADKNLTSGKYFYRLRQTDFDGSYEYSIELEVNVGLPIDYSLDQNYPNPFNPSTKIKYSIPTAGTVKLVIYNLLGEQITTLVNQNVEPGFYTVEWNGTNNFGVSVPSGIYFYRIESGNYVNVKKMLMVK, encoded by the coding sequence ATGAAAAAATTATTACTGTTGATGTTGTTTGTATTTACTTCAACAATTTTTTCACAAACATTAGTACACTACTATGAGTTCCCGAGATACAACTCTTACAATTCATTCTGGGGAATTACGGAAGCAAGCGATACATTCTGGATTGGTTCCGATTATGAAGGATTGTTGTACAAAGTCACCAAACAAGGGGTGATAAGGGACAGTCTCGTTACACCATTTAATTACAATCATGGATTGGAGTGGGATGGAACTGATTTCTGGATTGCCGAACAGTTCAGGACTGCCGGTGCAAGGATTTATAAGATCACAACTAACGGAACCATAATTGACAGTATATATCTCCCTTCATTAATTGGCGGCGCATCTGGCGGAGTAGGTGATATTGCACTGGATGGAAACTCACTCTGGTTTTCTATTTACTCTCCTGATTTTACAAGCTACCCGTTTGCTTATGCATATGAAATGGATATTACGTCAAGAACGATTATCGATACTATTCCGTTAAGAGGAAGGCAGGTTCAGGGAATAACCGTAAAAGGAGACACTATCTTTTATGTGAATGAAGCTTTTCATTCCGGTGATCCGGAAAAAATATATGCTTATAGTAAAATTACAGGCGACACTGTGATGGCATTTGACGTACCTGATCCGGACCAGGATTGTAATCCAAGAGGATTATACTGGGATGGAGAACTACTGTGGCTGATTGCTGATAGAATCGGCAACAACCAGTTTTTATACAGGGCGCTTTATGCTTATGATATTTTTGGTGCAGGTACACCTGTTATCAGTACTATAAATGCTATCGATTTTGATGATGTGATTATTGGTTCACCTGAAAATTATCTGTTTAACGTCAACAACAACGGCACCGGAACTTTATTTATTGATTCAATGAAGATTGACAATGCTCTGTTTACAGTTTCACCAGTTGCTAACCACGATACCATAAATCCTGGTGCATTTAAAGATTACACAGTTACGTTTAATCCCGTTGCATACGGAAACCAGGTTGGCACTCTTTCGATTTATAGTAATGCTCCGGGATCTCCTGTAAAAACGATCTCATTATCAGCCCGCGGAATATTCGGTCCCGCACATATTTCATTTTCTGAAAGTCCGGTTAACTTCGGTGCTAAAAGAATAAACAGTACTTCCTATAAAAGTATTATTATCAGTAATGAAGGTTCTGGCAATTTAACAATTGATTCTGTCCGACTTGCAGGCGTAGATTTTTACTTACAGAATTTAACAACTCCAGTTACTATTGATTCAGTTTCTGCATCTTCATTCAGAGTATGGTTCAATCCTGAAACTGTTTCAGCATACGGCGATTCAATCGTGTTTTATTCCAACGCTTCTAATGGAGCGGTAAGAAGTCTGTTATTAAACGGAAATGGAATTGTAACAGATACAACTCTTGGTACAATTTTATGGGAAGGTGTTATTCCAGATAATCCGGCAACAACGTTCGATGATCTTACAATCCGTTCTATGCGTCAGATTCAGGATATAACCGGCGACGGTGTTATGGATTTGATTGTAGCATCTGAAAACTACTGGACGATAGCTTATAACGGAAACAGTTCCGGCACAAGTGATATAATCTGGATGTTCTCATCATATCCAAATAACAATAACGCCGGTTCAGTTGATTATATACAAGGATTACAGATCGCATCTGATTTAAATTCTGATGGAGTTAACGATGTGGTAATCGGTACAGGCGGAGGTAATGAATTTGTTTATGCACTTAACGGATTAACCGGCGAAAAATTATGGGAACACGGAGACTCAATCAACTTTGGCAATGGTGATATTATGGGACTGGATGTAAGCAGGGACTTTAACGGTGACGGTGTTCCCGATGTACTTGCTAATGCCAGCGGTAATGAATCGACGGGAGAAGGTAGGTTTTCTGTTTTACTTCTTGATGGCAGAACAGGTTCTCTGATATGGACAATCAACCAGGCAGCACAACAGAAATTAAAGTATATGGTTGCTGCAACTGAAACCGGTGGTGCAGCAGGTTCAAGAGTCGGAACATTAAATGAAGTTATCGGTTTTGACAAACAGGGAAATATAAAATGGATTTTCCCGACTACCGGTACACCGTGGACAGTTTATGGAATTGAAGACATTGGCGGCAGCAGTGTTTCGGATGTTATTGTCGGCACTACTACAGGACTTGTATACGCTTTATCAGGAGATTCAGGAAATGTAATCTGGTCACGCAATCTTGGAAATGTTTTTATTGAGGACCTGAGAATTACAACCGATATTACGGCAAATGGTAAGAGCGATATACTCGTCAGCGGTATTAATCCAAATATATTTTTACTTGAAGGAACAAACGGAGATATTATCTGGCAGAATGGTACCGGAGGAAACATACTTGGTATAAATGAAATCGGTGATATAGACGGTGACGGATTACCCGATATGGTAACGTCATCATTAAATAATGCGGTTCATATCTGGCAGTCAAGATACGGCACCCAACTCTTTCAATACTTATTTGGTGGAGGCGGAACAGGAACTGCGGCAGAACACACGGTGAAAATGGATGACATTGATGGTAACGGAAGTTTTGAATTTACATCGGCATGCCGTACAGGAAGAATTGTAGCATTCTCAGGTGGAAGTGCAATTGATGTGCCTGTAGAGATGACAACATTCGCTGCTAATGCTAATGGTAATTCAGTTACTCTGAGCTGGTCGACAGCTACTGAACTGAACAACAGAGGTTTTTATGTTGAGAGAAGAAGTGATGTGAGCGCTTATAAGGAAATCGGGTTTGTTGAAGGGCACGGGTCTGTGACGAATCCTGTTCAATACCAGTACGCTGATAAAAACTTAACATCTGGAAAATATTTTTATCGATTAAGGCAGACGGATTTTGATGGATCATATGAGTATTCAATTGAATTGGAAGTTAATGTCGGGCTGCCAATAGATTATTCACTGGATCAGAATTATCCGAATCCGTTCAATCCTTCGACAAAAATAAAATATTCAATCCCAACAGCAGGTACAGTTAAACTTGTTATCTACAACCTGCTTGGTGAACAAATAACAACACTCGTCAATCAAAATGTTGAACCTGGATTCTATACAGTCGAATGGAATGGTACAAACAATTTTGGTGTCAGCGTTCCATCTGGTATTTATTTCTACAGGATTGAATCAGGAAATTATGTAAATGTTAAGAAGATGCTGATGGTTAAATGA
- a CDS encoding cobalamin B12-binding domain-containing protein: MEKKIRVLVAKAGLDGHDRGAKVIAAALRDAGMEVIYTGLRQTPEMIVEAAIQEDVDVIGISILSGAHMTIFPKIKKLMDEKGISDVLLTGGGIIPDEDAAELKKMGVGELFTPGAVTTTIAEYIKEWCKSNPRD; this comes from the coding sequence ATGGAAAAGAAAATCAGGGTATTGGTCGCAAAAGCAGGACTCGACGGTCATGACAGGGGAGCAAAAGTAATCGCAGCGGCTTTGCGCGATGCGGGTATGGAAGTTATTTATACTGGTCTCCGTCAAACACCTGAAATGATAGTTGAAGCGGCAATTCAGGAAGACGTTGATGTGATTGGTATCAGTATTTTATCAGGCGCACATATGACGATCTTTCCTAAAATAAAAAAGCTTATGGATGAAAAAGGAATCAGTGATGTTTTGTTAACCGGCGGAGGCATTATTCCTGATGAAGATGCCGCCGAGTTGAAAAAAATGGGAGTCGGTGAATTGTTTACTCCCGGTGCGGTTACAACAACAATCGCTGAATATATCAAGGAGTGGTGTAAATCAAATCCACGAGACTGA
- a CDS encoding T9SS type A sorting domain-containing protein — MRFTYFFILLTITGFAQSGFIWQNPLPQGHSLIGISVMDSSTCVLVGESGTIIKTNDGGVSWRFQSSGTNELLEDVSFKDSLHGIAVGWSGTIIKTTDGGNSWEQLNSGTTVALTGIEFITVNKAVAIGAQGIILITSDGGNNWNNLSGVTQNYLFDIKFADTLHGMIVGINGTILKTSDGGIQWVTQNPPYPQSLFAVSYISSDLAIAVGGGGTVFKTTDGGENWQAKTTGIIYSLTDITMFNHLNGIAVGFNGTVIKTSNSGENWTSRNSTTNLNLVGISKLGDSCAMAIGRYGKIIRSENFGNDWISLSSGSINSLFGISFVNETTGFAVGLQGCILKTSNASSHWVELSSGTTNWLKSVSFINEYEGAIVGSNGTILWTVDGGLTWDNQSTATNVELSIIHLFDEDKAIAMGGDKILLTSDSGNNWNIITADVVSGINSFAFSDMNNGIAVGGSKILNTTNGGTVWNLLSNDLPAFFNSVGNLNDSTYIAVGEDGAIFRTTNSGQDWHSIGNGSTNDLKSVHFSNENNGAIAGHVGIILTTSNSGNTWTERNLGDGILLNSVFMTDSNKATTAGYFGHILQISTDGLVSINENSNILPSGFLLHQNYPNPFNPTTTIIYNIPIPEKDYSSLSRVSLNVYDVLGNHIAELIEDYKPAGNYKVVFDARSLPSGVYFYRLTSGSFSLTRKMLLLK, encoded by the coding sequence ATGAGATTTACCTACTTTTTTATTTTACTTACAATTACAGGCTTCGCACAAAGTGGTTTTATTTGGCAAAATCCATTACCACAAGGTCATAGTTTGATTGGAATATCAGTGATGGATTCATCAACATGCGTTCTAGTCGGTGAGAGTGGAACCATAATAAAAACAAATGATGGTGGTGTTAGCTGGAGGTTCCAATCAAGCGGAACTAACGAATTATTGGAGGACGTCAGTTTCAAAGATTCACTACACGGAATCGCAGTTGGTTGGTCAGGTACTATAATAAAAACTACAGATGGAGGAAATAGCTGGGAACAATTGAATTCAGGAACAACTGTAGCACTCACAGGTATTGAATTTATTACAGTTAATAAGGCAGTTGCAATTGGGGCACAAGGCATAATACTTATCACTTCAGATGGAGGAAATAATTGGAACAACCTATCAGGCGTCACTCAAAATTATCTTTTTGACATAAAATTCGCAGATACTCTTCATGGAATGATCGTGGGTATTAATGGTACAATTTTAAAAACATCAGATGGAGGAATACAATGGGTAACCCAGAATCCACCTTACCCACAATCACTATTTGCAGTGTCATATATATCATCGGATTTAGCGATTGCTGTTGGTGGGGGAGGAACCGTTTTTAAAACCACTGATGGTGGTGAGAATTGGCAAGCTAAAACGACCGGAATAATTTATAGTCTCACCGATATAACTATGTTTAATCATTTGAACGGTATTGCCGTAGGTTTTAATGGTACAGTGATTAAAACTAGTAATAGTGGTGAAAATTGGACGAGTAGAAATAGTACAACCAATTTAAACTTAGTAGGAATCTCAAAATTGGGGGATTCATGCGCAATGGCGATAGGTCGGTATGGCAAAATTATTCGATCGGAAAATTTTGGGAATGATTGGATAAGTTTATCCTCTGGAAGTATAAACTCATTATTCGGAATTTCTTTTGTAAATGAAACCACTGGCTTTGCAGTAGGATTGCAAGGTTGTATTCTAAAAACTTCGAATGCATCATCACATTGGGTTGAACTAAGCAGCGGAACAACTAATTGGTTAAAATCGGTTTCATTTATCAATGAATACGAAGGTGCAATCGTCGGATCAAATGGAACTATTCTCTGGACAGTTGATGGGGGACTGACATGGGATAATCAGAGCACTGCTACAAATGTAGAATTAAGTATTATACATTTATTTGATGAAGATAAAGCTATAGCAATGGGTGGAGATAAAATATTGCTGACCTCAGATTCAGGAAATAACTGGAATATCATCACTGCGGATGTTGTGAGTGGAATTAATTCTTTTGCATTCTCGGATATGAACAATGGTATTGCTGTTGGAGGCAGTAAAATATTAAATACAACAAATGGAGGTACAGTATGGAATTTATTATCTAATGATCTCCCTGCATTTTTTAATTCGGTAGGTAACTTAAATGATAGTACTTATATTGCAGTGGGAGAAGATGGAGCTATTTTTCGTACAACTAATAGTGGACAAGATTGGCATTCAATTGGAAACGGTAGTACCAATGACTTGAAATCTGTCCATTTTAGTAATGAAAACAATGGTGCGATTGCCGGGCATGTAGGAATAATTTTAACCACATCTAATTCAGGCAATACTTGGACAGAACGAAATTTAGGAGATGGTATTCTGCTTAATTCGGTATTCATGACCGATTCTAATAAAGCTACTACTGCAGGATATTTTGGGCACATCCTTCAGATTTCAACCGATGGTTTAGTAAGTATTAATGAAAACTCAAATATTTTACCTTCGGGATTTTTACTTCACCAAAATTACCCAAATCCTTTCAACCCTACCACAACAATAATTTATAATATACCCATACCTGAGAAGGACTATAGTTCATTATCTCGAGTGAGTTTAAATGTTTATGACGTACTTGGAAATCACATTGCAGAACTCATTGAAGATTATAAGCCTGCTGGTAATTACAAAGTTGTTTTTGATGCTAGATCATTGCCAAGCGGAGTTTATTTCTATCGATTAACTTCAGGTTCCTTCAGCCTGACTCGTAAAATGTTACTATTAAAGTAG